The nucleotide window CAAATATTCAAGTTAAGTCAGATATTGAAATTGCTCGTGACAGTAAAATGAAACCGATTGTTGATATTGCAGAGAGCATTGGCCTGGATGCCGATGAAATTGAACTGTTTGGAAAGTATAAAGCGAAGCTGTCTTCAGAAGCTTTGGCTAAATTAAAAACAAAAGAAAGCGGCAAGGTTGTCCTTGTCACTGCGATTAATCCTACTCCTGCCGGTGAAGGGAAGTCAACAGTAACGGTCGGACTTGCAGATGCGCTGAACAAACTTGGTAAAAAAACAATGATTGCCATGCGTGAGCCTTCTTTAGGGCCAACTATGGGAATCAAGGGAGGCGCAACAGGCGGAGGTTTTGCACAGGTGCTTCCGATGGAGGATATCAATCTTCATTTTACAGGTGACCTGCATGCGATTACCACAGCGAATAATGCGTTGGCTGCTTTGATAGATAATCACATGCAGCAAGGAAACATGCTAAACATAGACCAGCGCCGAATTGTTTGGAAGCGTGCGCTAGATCTGAATGACCGTGCACTGAGAAAAGTGATCGTCGGACTTGGAGGGCCAATGCAGGGTGTTCCTCGTGAAGATGGCTTTGATATTACGGTTGCTTCTGAGATTATGGCTGTCCTTTGCCTTGCGAGTGACCTGAAGGACTTGAAACTCCGTCTTTCAAAGATGGTTGTTGCTTATAATTATGACAAACAGCCTGTTACTGTGGGCGATTTGGGAGTAGAAGGGGCTTTGACTCTTTTATTGAAGGAAGCAGTCAAGCCTAACCTTGTCCAGACTATTGAACATACCCCGGCGTTAATCCATGGCGGCCCATTTGCGAATATCGCACATGGATGCAACAGTCTCATCGCCACCGAGGCTGCGTCCAAGCTTGCTGATTTTGTCGTTACAGAAGCAGGATTTGGAGCCGATCTTGGAGCCGAGAAGTTCTTGAATATCAAAGCAAGAACAGTAGGAATTGATCCTTCCGCTGTTGTGATCGTTGCAACCATCCGTGCTCTGAAAATGCATGGTGGCATGAAGAAGACAGAATTGGTTAACGAGGACGTTCAAGAATTACGAGATGGTTTCACGAACCTGAAAAAGCATATTGAGACGATTGCCAGCTTTGGCTTGCCATATGTAGTTGCAATTAATCGATTTATAACAGATACAGAGCTTGAAACAAGTACATTGATAGAAATGTGTGAGGATGCAGGAATCCCGGTTGCCTTGACCGAAGTTTGGGAAAAAGGTGGCAATGGTGGAGTGGAGCTTGCAGAGAGACTTCTTGAAGTAATTGAAAAAAGTGAAAATACGTTTGCCCATCTTTATGATCTGTCCGATTCACTGGAAGATAAAATCAAGACGATTGCCCGTCAGGTTTATGGTGCGGATGGCGTTGAATTTTCACCGAAAGCGAAAAAGCAACTCGTTGACTTTGATGGATTTGGCTGGGGTGTACTGCCAGTCTGTATGGCTAAAACACAGTATTCATTATCAGATGATCCTCAGAAACTAGGCAGGCCATCAGGATTTACCATCACAGTTCGGGAACTTAAGCCAGTTGGTGCAGGGTTCATCGTTGCATTAACAGGAGAAGTTATGACAATGCCTGGTTTGCCGAAGCTTCCAGCAGCGTTGAATATGGACGTTGACGAAGATGGCAACGCTGTAGGATTGTTCTAAAACATAACCTTGGTCAGTCCTGCCAGCATAGTGTTGACGTGAGATGGTATTCAATCACACGTCCGACGCTGTGCTGCGCATGGACTGGCCATTTTTAAATTTTAATAAAATGGCAGGACTAAGGTTGAAAAAGGAGTGAAAGCTTTGTTCGATCCGACAGCTTATGAAAACATCAAAGTCGTAATTGAAGGCAATATTTATGACAGGGATTTGAGCGGAGAAATCATCGTCATCGATCGCAATGACTGGATCAATGCCGCCAAGTTGTCGCGTAAATACGAAATTTCTTTGACAAAACAAGGTTATGAGGCTGAGGTTTTGTCGGCAAAGATGACCATTGAGGCAGGATTGGAGAACCTCTCTGCAGAGCTATTGGAAAGTGTGAATGCTAAACAGCTTGCCGGGTGTAAAGTGAGTATTTCTTTTTCACTTCAACATAAAAATGAAAAGGTGATTTTTAAGGCAGTACATAAAGGCTTGGAGGAAATTTGGGGGAGTGAACGGGTTATAGTGCACACCGCTTTGGTTGACCCATTGGAAGATAAACCAATTATCAAAAGCCTGGTGCAGGTGTCCTTCAATCGTCTAGTTTTTGAAGAACAGATTGATGACTTAACTGAAATGGTTCATTACATGATAGCTTCACTGAAAAAAATCAAAAAAATTATTGGATGAATAATAATTCCTGTCTCCGAGGCAGGAATTTCTGTATTGTTTTCAGAATAGTCTTATAACAAATGGATTTTAAAATATTATATAAAAATCCACTGTGTGATGAAGGTATCGCATGAATTGTCCAAGCATTTCTGTCTCTTAGTAAAGGGGATTGGCGGATTTTCAAAAACTGCGATACTCAGTAGAATCGAAAAAAGCGAAATAGGGGGAGATTGTTTGAAGAAAATTGCCTGGGTTACAGATAGCACGGTCTATCTGGATGATGAGTTAAGGAACCATCCAGATGTTTTTCAAGTACCGATGACCATTGTTTTGGATGATGTAGAATACCTGGATGGCAAGGATCTTACGGCTGAAGAACTATATGAAAAATTAAAAGCTGTTAAAACAGCACCAAAAACCTCTCAGCCGCCTGTGGGGGTTTTTATGGAATTATATAAGAGGCTTGAAAAAGATTATGACATCGTATTCTCAGTCCTGATCTCATCCAAACTGAGCGGAACAGTTGCTTCAAGTGTACAGGCAGAACAAGAAGTTAACATCCCTGTCGTGACCTTTGATTCTAAAATTCTCACATATGCATTGACGTCTCTTTTAAGAAAAGGAATGGCTTTAGCTGAGCAAGGAGCATCAGTCGATGAGATTAAAGAAAAGCTGGAAGTCATCCGAGAGTCCAATGAAACCTATGTCATGATCGGCAGTCTGGAACAGCTTCATCGAAGCGGCGGCCGTATGTCAGGAATGCAGTTTTATCTTGGAAGCATGCTAAATATCAAACCCATCATCAGTATTGAAGATGGTGCTTTAAATACAAAGGAAAAGGTCCGCAGCGATAAAAAAGCGCGAGAGAAAATATTTGAT belongs to Mesobacillus subterraneus and includes:
- a CDS encoding formate--tetrahydrofolate ligase is translated as MGTNIQVKSDIEIARDSKMKPIVDIAESIGLDADEIELFGKYKAKLSSEALAKLKTKESGKVVLVTAINPTPAGEGKSTVTVGLADALNKLGKKTMIAMREPSLGPTMGIKGGATGGGFAQVLPMEDINLHFTGDLHAITTANNALAALIDNHMQQGNMLNIDQRRIVWKRALDLNDRALRKVIVGLGGPMQGVPREDGFDITVASEIMAVLCLASDLKDLKLRLSKMVVAYNYDKQPVTVGDLGVEGALTLLLKEAVKPNLVQTIEHTPALIHGGPFANIAHGCNSLIATEAASKLADFVVTEAGFGADLGAEKFLNIKARTVGIDPSAVVIVATIRALKMHGGMKKTELVNEDVQELRDGFTNLKKHIETIASFGLPYVVAINRFITDTELETSTLIEMCEDAGIPVALTEVWEKGGNGGVELAERLLEVIEKSENTFAHLYDLSDSLEDKIKTIARQVYGADGVEFSPKAKKQLVDFDGFGWGVLPVCMAKTQYSLSDDPQKLGRPSGFTITVRELKPVGAGFIVALTGEVMTMPGLPKLPAALNMDVDEDGNAVGLF
- a CDS encoding DegV family protein codes for the protein MKKIAWVTDSTVYLDDELRNHPDVFQVPMTIVLDDVEYLDGKDLTAEELYEKLKAVKTAPKTSQPPVGVFMELYKRLEKDYDIVFSVLISSKLSGTVASSVQAEQEVNIPVVTFDSKILTYALTSLLRKGMALAEQGASVDEIKEKLEVIRESNETYVMIGSLEQLHRSGGRMSGMQFYLGSMLNIKPIISIEDGALNTKEKVRSDKKAREKIFDYLRESHDKYGVKEVYILYGLHKEVADEWQGQLEATFPDIRFLSCPIGAVIGVHAGEHTIGISWNNRDA